A genomic region of Brevibacillus sp. JNUCC-41 contains the following coding sequences:
- the opp4B gene encoding oligopeptide ABC transporter permease produces MWKFILRRLLVMIPQLFLLSIIVFMMAKAMPGDALSGQEINPRANPAELDRIREELGLNDPWYQQYLRWASNAVQGDFGISYTHKTPVMDVIEDRLWNTVFLALVTLIFTYMLAIPLGILSGRYNDTWVDKTVTGYSYLGFGTPIFIFALIMLFVFGFALDWFPSGGSVDSKVDEGTFAYVVSKINHLILPALSTALIATTSTIQYLRNEIIDNKIKDFVRTARSKGVPESKVYSRHILRNSFLPIAAFLGYEITGLVGGAVIIETIFSYPGLGQLFLSSVSLRDFSVVTAIVMMTGFATLLGTLLSDIILSAVDPRIRIE; encoded by the coding sequence ATGTGGAAGTTTATATTAAGACGATTATTAGTAATGATCCCGCAGCTCTTTTTATTGAGCATCATCGTTTTCATGATGGCAAAAGCAATGCCCGGTGATGCACTGTCAGGCCAGGAAATCAATCCTAGGGCCAATCCAGCCGAGCTTGATAGGATCAGGGAAGAACTGGGTTTGAATGACCCTTGGTACCAACAATATTTAAGGTGGGCATCCAATGCAGTACAGGGGGATTTCGGTATTTCCTATACACATAAGACGCCCGTCATGGATGTGATCGAAGACAGGCTTTGGAACACAGTGTTCCTGGCGTTGGTCACACTGATCTTTACATATATGCTTGCTATTCCATTAGGCATACTTAGCGGAAGGTATAACGATACCTGGGTGGATAAAACCGTTACGGGATATAGCTATTTAGGATTTGGCACGCCGATTTTCATTTTTGCTTTAATCATGTTATTCGTTTTCGGCTTTGCCCTGGATTGGTTCCCGTCTGGGGGCAGTGTCGATTCAAAAGTGGATGAAGGAACATTCGCCTATGTTGTAAGCAAAATTAATCATTTGATTTTACCAGCTTTAAGTACAGCTTTAATTGCAACAACAAGTACGATCCAATATTTGCGTAATGAAATCATCGATAATAAAATCAAGGATTTCGTAAGGACAGCGCGTTCGAAGGGAGTGCCTGAATCAAAAGTTTATTCACGGCATATCCTGAGAAATTCCTTTTTACCGATAGCAGCATTCTTAGGTTATGAAATTACTGGATTGGTCGGCGGCGCGGTCATAATCGAAACCATTTTCAGTTATCCGGGTCTTGGGCAGCTTTTCCTTAGTTCGGTGAGTCTGCGGGATTTCAGCGTTGTCACGGCCATCGTCATGATGACGGGATTTGCCACTCTGCTTGGCACCCTTCTTTCGGACATCATACTTAGTGCGGTCGATCCGCGCATACGGATAGAATAG
- a CDS encoding ABC transporter permease: MKVESGKNIQVNDVSPSGIKIIWQEIKRDKLAMGSLITLAAILIFVYGAAFFMDAKEIAKVDFLSIYLEPSSDYWLGTDYGGRDVFGQLIVGTRNSFTISLFITLFTAIIGLSLGLLAGYFGGATDNVIMRIIDFVIALPQMMFIIVVVTIVPIFNVYVFILIMTMFLWTGKARLIRSKALSERELDYIHASQTLGTPHWKIILFQLLPNVSSLIIVNFILNLAGNIGLESSLTFLGFGLPESTPSLGTLISYARNPDVLENKWWIWVPASLMILVLMLSINFVGQALKRAADARQRRG; this comes from the coding sequence ATGAAAGTGGAATCCGGAAAGAACATACAAGTTAACGATGTAAGCCCTTCAGGAATCAAGATCATCTGGCAGGAAATCAAAAGGGATAAGCTTGCAATGGGCTCCTTGATTACATTGGCTGCTATATTGATTTTCGTTTATGGCGCGGCTTTCTTCATGGATGCCAAAGAAATTGCCAAGGTCGATTTCCTCTCCATTTATTTGGAGCCATCTTCAGACTATTGGCTTGGAACCGATTATGGTGGCCGGGATGTATTCGGCCAACTGATAGTAGGTACCAGGAATTCATTCACGATCAGTTTATTCATTACATTATTCACGGCTATCATCGGTTTATCATTAGGGCTTCTTGCTGGTTACTTCGGGGGGGCAACCGATAATGTGATCATGCGTATTATCGATTTCGTGATTGCCCTGCCGCAAATGATGTTCATCATCGTTGTAGTCACGATTGTGCCGATCTTCAATGTATATGTTTTCATTTTAATCATGACGATGTTTTTATGGACAGGAAAGGCACGGCTGATTCGTTCTAAGGCTTTGTCTGAGCGTGAGCTGGATTATATCCACGCCTCACAGACACTGGGGACACCACATTGGAAAATCATCCTGTTTCAGCTTCTGCCCAATGTCAGTTCGTTGATCATCGTCAACTTCATTTTGAACCTTGCAGGCAATATTGGCCTAGAATCCAGTTTGACTTTCTTAGGGTTCGGTCTTCCGGAGAGCACACCGAGTTTAGGGACGCTCATCAGTTATGCTCGAAATCCAGATGTTCTGGAAAACAAGTGGTGGATATGGGTACCCGCATCACTCATGATTCTAGTGTTGATGCTGAGTATAAATTTCGTTGGCCAAGCGTTAAAACGCGCCGCCGATGCAAGACAAAGAAGAGGATAA
- the opp4A gene encoding oligopeptide ABC transporter substrate-binding protein, whose protein sequence is MKIKSYSKVLSALAISSLLLAACSNDTEKSSTKEKKGKDVEQVDTSKFPTKTTNQGEPIKGGHLTYGLVSDTPFEGILNKVFYQGEPDNQVITFFDEDLLDTDENYVYTNEGAASYEISDDHKTVTLTIKDNVNWQDGKPVTGADLEYAYLVMGSKDYKGVRYDEQMALIEGMEEYHEGKADKISGIKVDGKKIIFTFKKANPSVTTGLWTYPLHKEYLKDVPIAELESSDKIRKNPIGFGPFKVKKIVQGEAVEFEANKDYYRGEPKLDSVTLKVVNPSVVVKSLENGDLDVAEVLAEQYDQAKELDNVELLGKVELAYSYIGFNFGYYDKEKEENIMDENPKFGDKRLRQAMAYAINNEEVGKKMFKGLRFPANSVITPNFKYNNKDVKPYEYDPEKAKKLLDEAGFVDTNNDGIREDADGKEFKINFASMSGSDVSEPLARYYIQQWEQVGLDVELQDGRLHEFNSFYDLLKKDNDQVDVYSAAWGVASDPDPSGLWARSAEFNYTRWVNEKNDELLDKGISEEAFDDQYRIDTYNEWQELIHDEVPVIPTLFRYQLAGVNERVTGYDYLAGRQYQWHNVGVTK, encoded by the coding sequence ATGAAAATCAAAAGCTATAGTAAGGTATTAAGTGCATTGGCCATTTCGTCTCTACTGCTTGCTGCATGTTCGAATGATACGGAGAAATCGTCAACGAAAGAGAAAAAAGGGAAAGATGTCGAACAGGTCGATACCTCTAAATTCCCGACAAAGACGACAAATCAAGGAGAGCCGATTAAAGGCGGCCATTTGACATATGGCTTGGTATCCGATACCCCGTTTGAAGGGATATTAAACAAAGTTTTCTATCAAGGCGAACCCGATAATCAAGTTATTACATTCTTTGATGAAGACTTATTGGATACAGATGAAAACTACGTATATACGAATGAAGGTGCCGCTTCCTATGAGATTTCAGACGATCATAAAACGGTTACGCTGACGATTAAGGATAATGTAAATTGGCAAGATGGAAAACCTGTGACAGGTGCCGATTTAGAATATGCATATCTAGTCATGGGAAGCAAAGATTACAAAGGTGTACGCTATGATGAACAAATGGCTTTAATCGAGGGTATGGAAGAGTATCATGAAGGGAAAGCCGATAAGATTTCAGGCATTAAAGTCGACGGCAAGAAAATCATTTTCACATTCAAAAAAGCGAATCCTTCCGTCACGACTGGATTATGGACATACCCGCTTCATAAAGAATACTTAAAAGATGTTCCGATTGCAGAGTTGGAATCTTCGGATAAAATCCGTAAAAATCCGATTGGTTTTGGACCATTCAAAGTGAAGAAAATCGTTCAGGGGGAAGCGGTCGAATTTGAAGCGAATAAAGATTATTACCGCGGTGAACCTAAATTGGACAGTGTCACATTAAAAGTCGTGAATCCGTCCGTTGTCGTCAAGTCACTTGAAAATGGTGACCTCGATGTAGCAGAGGTCCTGGCTGAGCAATATGATCAGGCCAAGGAATTGGATAATGTCGAATTATTGGGGAAAGTTGAATTGGCTTATTCCTATATTGGTTTCAATTTCGGCTACTATGATAAAGAAAAAGAAGAAAATATTATGGATGAGAATCCAAAGTTTGGAGACAAACGCCTTCGTCAGGCGATGGCATATGCCATCAATAATGAAGAAGTTGGCAAAAAGATGTTCAAGGGCCTTCGCTTCCCTGCCAACTCTGTCATTACACCGAACTTTAAATATAATAATAAAGATGTAAAACCATATGAATATGATCCTGAAAAAGCAAAAAAACTTTTGGATGAAGCAGGATTTGTAGATACGAATAATGATGGCATTCGTGAAGATGCAGATGGAAAAGAGTTCAAGATCAATTTTGCTTCCATGAGCGGTTCAGATGTTTCCGAGCCACTTGCAAGATATTATATCCAACAATGGGAACAAGTAGGTTTGGACGTTGAATTGCAGGATGGCAGGCTGCATGAGTTCAATTCATTCTATGACCTATTGAAAAAGGATAATGATCAAGTTGATGTTTATTCAGCTGCATGGGGAGTCGCTTCCGATCCGGATCCATCTGGTCTATGGGCTAGATCTGCGGAATTTAACTATACCCGCTGGGTGAATGAAAAAAATGATGAGCTTCTTGATAAAGGGATTTCAGAGGAAGCTTTCGATGATCAATATCGGATCGATACGTATAATGAGTGGCAAGAATTGATCCATGATGAGGTTCCGGTCATTCCGACATTATTCCGTTATCAATTGGCTGGAGTGAATGAACGCGTTACAGGTTATGATTATCTCGCAGGCCGCCAATATCAGTGGCATAATGTGGGTGTAACGAA